Proteins from one uncultured Cohaesibacter sp. genomic window:
- a CDS encoding carbon-phosphorus lyase complex subunit PhnI gives MYVAVKGGEAAIKAAHELLADRRRGDRTLPAISLEQISEQMALAVDRVMSEGALYDRELAALAIKQARGDMIEAIFLLRAYRTTLPRMGYSKPVDTSAMQIQRRISATFKDLPGGQILGPTFDYTHRLLDPSLAADEEVPTPEAVNLSDDQTDEPMPRVSDLIAGEGLMEPDSAEPESGSEWDEPGDLTRKPMQFPMSRDLRLQALSRGDEGFLLSLGYSTQRGFGRSHPFAGEIRIGEVDVEVEVPELGFAVSVGRIQVSECQMVNQFKGSKTVPPQFTRGYGLVFGQSERKSMSMALCDRALRAKELEEDILAPAQDEEFVISHADNVQATGFVEHLKLPHYVDFQAELKLVRQMQSEFYETSPQTAEADDTEEAAQ, from the coding sequence ATGTATGTTGCTGTAAAGGGCGGGGAAGCCGCCATCAAGGCCGCACACGAGCTGCTGGCAGATCGCCGCCGTGGAGACAGAACCCTGCCTGCCATCTCGCTGGAGCAGATCTCCGAACAAATGGCTCTTGCTGTGGATCGGGTCATGAGCGAAGGCGCTCTTTATGACAGGGAATTAGCGGCCCTTGCCATCAAGCAGGCTCGTGGAGACATGATCGAAGCGATCTTCCTGTTGCGCGCCTATCGCACAACGCTTCCCCGCATGGGTTATTCCAAGCCGGTGGATACCAGCGCGATGCAGATCCAGCGGCGCATCTCGGCGACCTTCAAGGATTTGCCGGGCGGGCAGATCCTCGGGCCGACCTTTGATTATACCCACCGCTTGCTTGATCCGTCGCTGGCGGCGGATGAAGAGGTACCCACACCAGAAGCGGTCAATCTTTCAGACGATCAGACTGATGAGCCTATGCCGCGTGTATCGGATCTGATTGCGGGGGAAGGTTTGATGGAACCCGACAGCGCAGAGCCGGAAAGTGGCAGCGAGTGGGATGAGCCGGGCGATTTGACGCGCAAGCCGATGCAATTCCCCATGAGCCGTGACCTGAGGCTGCAGGCGCTCTCCCGTGGCGATGAAGGCTTCCTTCTCTCGCTTGGCTATTCCACCCAGCGCGGCTTTGGGCGCAGTCATCCGTTCGCCGGAGAAATCCGGATTGGCGAGGTCGATGTGGAGGTTGAGGTTCCCGAATTGGGTTTTGCCGTGTCCGTTGGCCGCATTCAGGTGAGCGAGTGCCAGATGGTCAACCAGTTCAAGGGCTCCAAAACTGTGCCGCCGCAATTCACCCGAGGCTATGGGCTGGTGTTCGGCCAATCAGAGCGCAAGTCCATGTCCATGGCGCTGTGTGACCGAGCCTTGCGGGCCAAGGAGCTGGAAGAGGACATTCTCGCGCCAGCACAGGACGAGGAATTTGTCATTTCCCACGCAGACAATGTGCAGGCAACCGGCTTTGTCGAGCATCTCAAACTGCCGCACTATGTGGACTTTCAGGCCGAGCTGAAGCTCGTGCGCCAGATGCAATCGGAATTCTATGAGACAAGTCCGCAAACAGCAGAGGCGGATGATACAGAGGAGGCGGCACAATGA
- a CDS encoding alpha-D-ribose 1-methylphosphonate 5-phosphate C-P-lyase PhnJ has protein sequence MTSAPFSTNEAQSGAIADYNFAYLDEQTKRMIRRAILKGIAIPGYQVPFASREMPMPYGWGTGGVQVTASIIGPDDTLKVIDQGADDTTNAVSIRAFFAKMAKVKTTTHTGEASVIQTRHRIPEEQLHEGQVIVFQVPIPEPLRFLEPRETETRKMHAVEDYGLMHVKLYEDIAQKGHIATNYAYPVKVKGRYIMDPSPTPKFDNPKMNQSEALQLYGAGREMRIYAIPPYTDVVSLDFEDYPFEVQSFEEPCALCGGTGVFLDEVILDDQGGRMFVCSDSDYCEDRRAKGHRGALSPDIYESEESLTAQISQEGADA, from the coding sequence ATGACATCCGCACCTTTCAGCACTAACGAGGCGCAATCGGGCGCTATTGCCGACTATAACTTCGCCTATCTCGATGAGCAGACCAAACGCATGATCCGCCGTGCAATCCTCAAGGGCATTGCCATTCCCGGCTATCAAGTGCCCTTTGCCAGCCGAGAAATGCCCATGCCCTATGGGTGGGGCACCGGCGGCGTGCAGGTAACCGCCTCCATCATTGGACCGGACGATACCCTCAAAGTCATAGACCAGGGGGCCGACGATACCACCAATGCGGTGTCTATCCGGGCCTTCTTTGCCAAAATGGCAAAGGTCAAGACGACCACTCACACCGGTGAGGCGTCCGTCATCCAGACACGTCACCGCATCCCCGAAGAGCAATTGCACGAAGGTCAGGTGATTGTCTTTCAGGTGCCGATCCCCGAACCTTTGCGTTTTCTGGAACCGCGCGAAACCGAAACCCGCAAGATGCATGCGGTCGAAGACTATGGCCTCATGCATGTGAAGCTCTATGAGGATATCGCCCAGAAGGGCCATATCGCCACCAACTATGCCTATCCGGTGAAGGTTAAGGGGCGTTACATCATGGACCCTTCGCCAACCCCGAAATTTGACAATCCGAAAATGAACCAGAGCGAAGCCCTCCAGCTTTATGGAGCGGGCCGCGAAATGCGCATCTACGCCATTCCACCCTATACCGACGTGGTAAGCCTCGATTTTGAGGATTACCCCTTTGAGGTGCAGTCCTTCGAAGAGCCTTGCGCTCTATGTGGTGGTACGGGCGTGTTTCTTGATGAAGTCATTCTCGATGATCAGGGCGGGCGCATGTTTGTCTGCTCTGACAGCGACTATTGCGAAGACCGCCGCGCCAAAGGCCATCGCGGGGCTCTGTCTCCAGATATTTATGAAAGTGAAGAGAGCCTCACCGCACAAATCAGTCAGGAAGGAGCGGACGCATGA